In the genome of Salvelinus sp. IW2-2015 unplaced genomic scaffold, ASM291031v2 Un_scaffold3655, whole genome shotgun sequence, one region contains:
- the si:ch211-227n13.3 gene encoding uncharacterized protein si:ch211-227n13.3: MNILRLSLNIRQTKEVKEVNLQYCVRWGSSMRPSRLSRSASNKASEAWGSSDPAAQPGMRRRSSRRRGQGEGAGPGWESADSSIVISDKATDHDLVNHHHGNHSVSECGSSPLELSVSQGKAVIGGMVAGQTERGVESDAESCCSLDSIVSGPSFVVQATPLSLPPGLCLTCQRLHREAKRRRHPPLDKLTDNDPTSLSCDQWVLMKKWTPRRPQNVKGRLWIHLGRIRHREQTRGEQPACSRPHIFLQRNLRRYESQAVSRGRKRKKRSRGSRQRAGTCIQSNSLNRSGLHSSALHSDPDGKAPQPEPTLLRPERNKARTVCIEQVPTPPPKETVRGERMVT; the protein is encoded by the exons ATGAACATTTTGAGACTCA GTCTCAATATTCGACAGACCAAGGAAGTCAAGGAG GTGAATCTGCAGTATTGTGTGAGGTGGGGAAGCTCCATGCGTCCATCCAGACTGAGTCGCTCAGCCTCCAACAAGGCCTCGGAAGCCTGGGGCTCCAGTGATCCTGCTGCCCAGccggggatgaggaggaggagtagtaggCGGCGAGGGCAGGGTGAAGGGGCAGGGCCGGGCTGGGAATCTGCTGACTCAAGCATCGTGATCTCAGACAAGGCCACGGATCATGACCTGGTTAACCATCACCATGGAAACCACAGTGTCTCAGAATGTGGGTCATCACCGCTAGAGCTGTCAGTCAGCCAGGGAAAGGCTGTGATTGGTGGAATGGTGGCGGGGCAGACGGAAAGAGGCGTAGAGTCAGACGCTGAATCCTGCTGCTCATTGGACAgcattgtctctggcccctcctTCGTGGTTCAGGCCACTCCACTAAGTCTTCCCCCTGGTCTGTGTTTGACCTGTCAGAGACTTCACAGAGAAGCCAAGAGGAGAAGACACCCTCCGCTGGACAAACTAACAGACAAcg ATCCCACTTCCTTGTCATGTGACCAATGGGTTCTCATGAAGAAGTGGACACCCAGAAGACCACAGAACGTTAAAGG gagGCTGTGGATCCATCTGGGCCGGATTAGACACAGAGAGCAGACCAGGGGAGAACAGccagcctgctccagaccacacATTTTCCTACAGag GAACCTGAGGAGATATGAGAGCCAGGCTGTgagcagagggaggaagaggaagaagaggtccAGAGGAAGTCGTCAGAGGGCGGGAACATGCATCCAAAGCAACAGTCTCAACCGCAGTGGTCTCCATAGCAGCGCTCTCCATAGCGATCCTGATGGAAAGGCG CCTCAACCTGAACCTACACTTCTGAGACCTGAGCGCAATAAAGCCAGAACTGTGTGCATTGAGCAGGTGCCCACGCCGCCACCAAAGGAaactgtgagaggagagaggatggtgaCATGA